Proteins encoded within one genomic window of [Enterobacter] lignolyticus SCF1:
- the tpx gene encoding thiol peroxidase, which produces MSQTVHFQGNPVSVQGAIPHAGSKAPAFTLVAKDLSDVALSQFAGKRKVLNIFPSIDTGVCAASVRKFNQLATEMDNTVVLCISADLPFAQSRFCGAEGLSNVITLSTLRAPEFMQQYGVGIAEGALKGLAARAVVVIDENDNVVFSQLVNEITTEPDYTSALDVLKA; this is translated from the coding sequence ATGTCACAAACTGTGCATTTTCAGGGCAATCCCGTTTCCGTTCAGGGCGCCATTCCCCACGCGGGCAGCAAAGCGCCAGCCTTCACGCTGGTTGCCAAAGATCTCTCCGACGTCGCACTGAGCCAGTTCGCGGGTAAACGCAAAGTGCTTAACATTTTCCCAAGCATCGATACCGGCGTTTGCGCGGCATCCGTGCGTAAATTCAACCAGCTGGCGACCGAAATGGACAACACCGTGGTGCTGTGCATTTCCGCTGACCTGCCGTTCGCCCAGTCCCGCTTCTGCGGCGCGGAAGGTCTGAGCAATGTCATTACGCTGTCCACGCTGCGCGCACCTGAGTTCATGCAGCAGTACGGCGTCGGCATCGCCGAAGGCGCGCTGAAAGGCCTGGCGGCGCGTGCCGTCGTGGTCATTGATGAAAACGACAACGTCGTCTTCAGCCAGCTGGTCAACGAAATTACCACCGAGCCGGACTACACCTCCGCGCTGGATGTGCTGAAAGCATAA
- a CDS encoding AbrB family transcriptional regulator: protein MSKALLPWLILLLVSAAVSSLLFYLHLPAAFLLGPMAAGITLSLCGATLRIPRPCCLVAQAILGCMIAQTLSPAILGVLAANWPVVLLILFTTLGISGLSGWLLVRYSALPGVTGAWGSSPGGAAAMVAMAHDYGADVRLVAFMQYLRVLFVAGAAALVVRFAMGENAQAMSQQVVWFPPLDAGFLWTLLLTAVAGGIGFLLRIPSGVMLLPMLIGAGLQTGGWLHIELPEWLLVLAYMVLGWSVGLEFSKAIFILALKTLPQILLSIFCMILLCGLMAYGLTRWLGLDFLTAYLATSPGGMDSVAIIAAGSSADMSFIMAMQTLRLFSILLTGPAIARFISRHAPRENPLREAS from the coding sequence ATGAGTAAGGCGCTGCTGCCCTGGCTAATACTGCTGCTGGTCTCAGCAGCAGTCTCCTCCCTGTTATTCTATCTCCACCTGCCGGCGGCGTTCCTGCTAGGACCGATGGCGGCAGGCATCACGCTTAGCCTCTGCGGCGCGACGCTGCGCATTCCGCGCCCGTGCTGCCTCGTCGCCCAGGCGATTCTCGGCTGCATGATAGCGCAAACGCTGTCGCCCGCGATTCTGGGAGTGCTGGCGGCCAACTGGCCGGTCGTGCTGCTTATTCTGTTCACCACTCTCGGAATCAGCGGGCTTTCCGGCTGGCTGCTGGTGCGCTATAGCGCGCTGCCCGGCGTGACCGGCGCGTGGGGCTCTTCGCCCGGCGGCGCCGCAGCGATGGTGGCAATGGCCCACGACTACGGCGCCGACGTGCGTCTGGTTGCCTTTATGCAGTATCTGCGGGTGCTGTTTGTCGCAGGCGCTGCAGCGCTGGTGGTGCGTTTTGCCATGGGGGAGAACGCCCAGGCGATGAGCCAGCAGGTCGTCTGGTTTCCGCCGCTGGACGCGGGATTTCTCTGGACGCTGCTGCTGACGGCGGTCGCCGGGGGGATTGGCTTTTTGCTGCGCATTCCGTCCGGCGTCATGCTGCTGCCGATGCTTATCGGCGCCGGTTTGCAAACCGGCGGCTGGCTGCACATCGAGCTGCCGGAATGGCTGCTGGTGCTGGCCTATATGGTGCTCGGCTGGAGTGTGGGGCTTGAATTCAGTAAAGCGATATTCATACTGGCGCTAAAGACACTGCCGCAGATTCTGCTGTCGATTTTCTGCATGATCCTGCTTTGCGGGCTGATGGCGTACGGACTGACGCGATGGCTGGGGCTGGATTTTCTGACCGCCTACCTGGCGACCAGCCCGGGAGGTATGGATTCGGTGGCGATTATTGCGGCCGGAAGCTCTGCTGATATGTCGTTTATCATGGCGATGCAGACGCTGAGGCTGTTCAGTATTTTGCTGACCGGTCCGGCGATTGCGCGGTTTATTTCCCGGCACGCGCCGCGGGAGAATCCGCTGAGGGAGGCGTCCTGA
- the tyrR gene encoding transcriptional regulator TyrR translates to MRLEVFCEDRLGLTRELLDLLVLRGIDLRGIDIDPIGRIYLNFAELEFNNFSSLMAEIRRIHGVTDVRTVPWMPSEREHLALSALLEAMPEPVLSLDTKSKVELVNPAGCQLFGQSLDRLRSHTAGQLINGFNFQRWLEGSPVESHIEHVVINGQNFLLEITPVYLDGEDNARVLMGAVVMLRSTLRMGRQLQTQTRQDMSAFSQVIAASPKMRHVVEQARKLALLTAPLLIMGDTGTGKDLLAHACHLASPRAQKPYLALNCASIPEDAVESELFGHAPEGKKGFFEQANGGSVLLDEIGEMSPGMQVKLLRFLNDGTFRRVGEDHEVHVDVRVICATQKNLVELVQKGLFREDLYYRLNVLTLTLPPLRDRPQDIMPLTELFVARFADEQGIARPKLSADLNSVLTRYGWPGNVRQLKNAIYRALTQLEGYELRPQDILLPDYDTATVAVGEDAMEGSLDDITRRFERSVLTQLYRSFPSTRKLAKRLGVSHTAIANKLREYGLSQKKGDE, encoded by the coding sequence ATGCGTCTTGAAGTTTTCTGCGAGGACCGCCTTGGTCTGACCCGCGAATTGCTCGATCTTCTGGTTCTGCGCGGCATCGACCTGCGCGGTATCGACATCGACCCTATTGGCCGTATCTATCTTAATTTTGCTGAGCTTGAATTTAACAACTTCAGCAGCCTGATGGCGGAAATCCGCCGCATTCATGGCGTCACGGACGTGCGTACGGTTCCGTGGATGCCGTCTGAGCGTGAGCACCTCGCCCTGAGCGCGCTGCTGGAAGCCATGCCTGAACCGGTGCTGTCGCTGGACACCAAAAGCAAAGTCGAACTGGTGAACCCGGCCGGCTGCCAGCTGTTCGGCCAGAGCCTGGATCGTTTGCGCAGCCACACGGCCGGGCAGCTCATCAACGGCTTCAACTTTCAGCGCTGGCTGGAGGGCAGCCCCGTGGAGTCGCACATCGAGCATGTGGTGATCAACGGGCAAAACTTCCTGCTGGAAATCACCCCGGTATACCTCGACGGCGAAGACAACGCCCGCGTGCTGATGGGGGCGGTGGTGATGCTGCGTTCCACGCTGCGCATGGGACGTCAGCTGCAAACCCAGACCCGTCAGGATATGAGCGCCTTTAGCCAGGTTATCGCCGCCAGCCCCAAAATGCGCCACGTCGTCGAGCAGGCGCGCAAGCTGGCCCTGCTGACCGCGCCGCTGCTGATCATGGGCGACACAGGCACCGGTAAGGATTTGCTGGCCCACGCCTGCCATCTGGCAAGCCCGCGCGCGCAGAAGCCGTATCTGGCGCTGAACTGCGCGTCTATCCCGGAAGATGCTGTCGAGAGCGAGCTGTTCGGCCATGCGCCAGAGGGCAAAAAAGGCTTCTTCGAGCAGGCTAACGGCGGCTCGGTGCTGCTGGATGAGATCGGCGAAATGTCGCCGGGCATGCAGGTGAAGCTGCTGCGTTTCCTTAATGACGGCACCTTCCGCCGCGTCGGGGAAGATCACGAGGTGCACGTTGACGTGCGGGTGATTTGCGCCACGCAGAAAAACCTGGTGGAGCTGGTGCAAAAAGGGCTGTTCCGCGAGGACCTCTATTACCGCCTGAACGTGCTGACGCTGACGCTGCCGCCGCTGCGCGACCGTCCGCAGGACATCATGCCGCTGACCGAACTGTTCGTGGCGCGGTTTGCCGATGAGCAGGGCATCGCGCGGCCGAAGCTGTCCGCTGACCTGAACAGCGTGCTGACGCGCTACGGCTGGCCGGGCAACGTCCGCCAGCTGAAGAATGCTATCTACCGGGCGTTAACCCAGCTTGAAGGCTATGAGCTGCGTCCGCAGGACATTCTGCTGCCGGACTACGACACCGCCACGGTGGCGGTGGGCGAAGATGCGATGGAGGGCTCGCTCGACGACATCACCCGCCGCTTCGAGCGTTCGGTGCTGACGCAGCTTTACCGCAGCTTCCCGAGCACCCGCAAGCTGGCAAAACGCCTGGGCGTATCGCACACGGCGATTGCCAATAAGCTTCGCGAGTATGGCCTCAGCCAGAAGAAGGGTGATGAGTAA
- the hypD gene encoding hydrogenase formation protein HypD — protein sequence MRYVDEFRDPALCEALLRRIEHLMLNMPQAQRLPLQIMEVCGGHTHAIFRFGIDKLVPDNLEFVHGPGCPVCVLPMGRIDSCIEIASRPEVIFCTYGDAMRVPGRSGSLLDARQRGADVRIVYSPLDALQLAVDNPQREVVFFGLGFETTMPASAMTLQQALLRNVGNFSLFCQHITITPTLRSLLQQPDVRIDGFLAPGHVSMVIGAHPYRFISETFGKPLVISGFEPLDILQALVMLLEQFSDGRCAVENQYRRIVPEQGNRLAQQALEAVFSLKASSEWRGLGEIPFSGVQINPEYADFDAERRFTPQARDVADDPRSRCGDVLTGRCKPAACPLFGRECTPQNAFGALMVSSEGACAAFYQYRRETA from the coding sequence ATGCGCTACGTTGATGAGTTTCGCGATCCGGCGCTGTGCGAGGCGTTGCTGCGCCGCATTGAACACCTGATGCTGAACATGCCGCAGGCCCAGCGCCTGCCGCTGCAGATTATGGAGGTCTGCGGCGGCCATACCCACGCCATTTTCCGCTTCGGAATCGACAAACTGGTGCCGGACAACCTGGAGTTTGTCCACGGGCCGGGCTGTCCGGTGTGCGTTTTGCCGATGGGGCGGATAGACAGCTGCATTGAGATAGCCTCCCGCCCGGAGGTTATCTTTTGTACCTACGGCGACGCGATGCGGGTGCCGGGGCGCAGCGGTTCGCTGCTTGACGCCCGCCAGCGCGGCGCCGACGTTCGTATCGTCTATTCACCGCTCGATGCGCTACAGCTGGCCGTTGATAACCCGCAGCGCGAAGTTGTGTTCTTCGGCCTCGGTTTTGAAACCACCATGCCCGCAAGCGCCATGACGCTCCAGCAGGCACTGCTGCGCAACGTTGGCAACTTCAGCCTGTTCTGTCAGCACATCACTATTACCCCGACGCTGCGTAGCCTGCTGCAGCAGCCCGATGTGCGGATCGACGGCTTTCTGGCCCCGGGCCACGTCAGCATGGTCATTGGTGCGCATCCGTACCGCTTTATCAGCGAGACGTTCGGCAAACCGCTGGTCATCAGCGGCTTTGAGCCGCTGGATATCCTGCAGGCGCTGGTGATGCTGCTGGAGCAGTTCAGCGACGGCCGCTGCGCAGTGGAAAACCAGTACCGGCGGATTGTGCCCGAGCAGGGCAACCGTCTTGCGCAGCAGGCGCTGGAGGCGGTGTTCAGCCTGAAGGCGAGCAGCGAGTGGCGCGGCCTGGGGGAGATACCGTTCTCCGGCGTGCAGATAAACCCTGAATATGCCGACTTCGACGCCGAGCGGCGCTTTACGCCGCAGGCCCGGGACGTGGCGGACGATCCGCGCTCGCGCTGCGGCGATGTGCTGACAGGCCGCTGTAAACCTGCGGCCTGTCCGCTGTTTGGCCGCGAGTGTACGCCGCAAAACGCCTTTGGCGCCCTGATGGTCTCTTCGGAAGGCGCCTGCGCGGCGTTTTATCAGTACCGTCGCGAGACGGCGTGA
- the hybG gene encoding hydrogenase maturation factor HybG — MCLGVPGRVTAVGEDCHQLATADVCGVAVKVNIALVCEETPQALLGQWVLVHVGFAMSILDEQEALDTLAALEHMRAVGLAPDDEGRDALR, encoded by the coding sequence ATGTGCCTTGGCGTACCCGGCAGAGTGACTGCCGTTGGCGAAGATTGCCATCAGCTGGCGACCGCCGACGTCTGCGGCGTGGCGGTGAAAGTCAATATTGCGCTGGTGTGCGAGGAGACGCCGCAGGCGCTTCTCGGCCAGTGGGTGCTGGTGCACGTGGGCTTCGCCATGAGCATCCTTGATGAGCAGGAGGCGCTCGATACCCTGGCCGCGCTGGAGCATATGCGCGCCGTCGGCCTGGCGCCGGATGATGAGGGCCGAGATGCGCTACGTTGA
- the hypB gene encoding hydrogenase nickel incorporation protein HypB, which yields MCTTCGCASGERHIEGDAHHHHEHEHEHHHDGHHHHEHGHHAPAAVIIHHHHYYSHHGDVHHHYAEPGNAAQFTPQVQPETQDLHYGHGEAGGHAPGMGQRRLLQIEQDVLSENNRQAAHNREHFAAQNILALNLVSSPGSGKTTLLTATLQHLAPQRPCAVIEGDQQTSNDARRIRATGVPAIQVNTGKGCHLDAQMVHEAAHRLGLQDNSLLFIENVGNLVCPASFDLGERHKVAVLSVTEGEDKPLKYPHMFAAATLMVINKIDLLPYVDFSVQQCIAAARQVNPAIEVITLSATSGEGMDSWLAWLEAQ from the coding sequence ATGTGTACTACCTGCGGTTGCGCCAGCGGAGAACGCCATATTGAGGGTGATGCGCATCATCACCATGAGCACGAGCATGAACACCACCACGACGGGCACCACCATCACGAGCATGGCCATCACGCGCCCGCCGCGGTCATTATTCACCATCACCACTATTATTCCCATCACGGGGACGTCCACCATCACTATGCGGAGCCCGGCAATGCGGCGCAATTTACGCCGCAGGTTCAGCCGGAAACTCAGGATCTGCACTATGGCCACGGCGAGGCCGGTGGGCATGCGCCGGGGATGGGGCAGCGCCGTTTGCTGCAGATCGAGCAGGATGTGCTGAGTGAGAATAACCGCCAGGCGGCGCATAACCGCGAGCATTTTGCGGCACAGAACATTCTGGCGCTCAACCTGGTTTCCAGCCCCGGTTCCGGAAAAACGACGCTGCTGACGGCAACGCTGCAGCATCTGGCGCCGCAGCGGCCGTGCGCGGTGATCGAAGGCGATCAGCAGACCAGCAACGACGCCCGACGCATTCGCGCCACCGGGGTGCCCGCGATTCAAGTGAATACCGGTAAGGGCTGCCACCTGGACGCGCAGATGGTGCATGAGGCGGCGCACCGCCTGGGCTTGCAGGATAACAGCCTGCTGTTTATCGAAAACGTCGGCAATCTGGTGTGTCCTGCCAGCTTTGACCTTGGCGAGCGGCATAAGGTTGCGGTGCTGTCGGTCACGGAGGGGGAAGACAAGCCGCTGAAGTACCCGCATATGTTTGCCGCGGCGACGCTGATGGTCATCAACAAAATCGACCTGTTGCCCTACGTCGATTTCTCGGTCCAGCAGTGCATTGCGGCCGCCCGGCAGGTGAACCCGGCGATTGAGGTGATCACGCTTTCCGCGACCAGCGGCGAGGGGATGGATAGCTGGCTTGCCTGGCTGGAGGCGCAATAA
- the hypA gene encoding hydrogenase maturation nickel metallochaperone HypA, whose translation MHELSLCLNMIELIEQHARQHKARRVTAVWLEIGALSCIEEHALRFGFDAASRRSVAQGCQLWLDYQPARAWCWDCGTSVQIDKHDAPCPQCGGHALRIESGDSLRIKQLEVE comes from the coding sequence GTGCATGAATTAAGCCTCTGTCTGAACATGATAGAGCTGATTGAGCAGCACGCCCGCCAGCACAAGGCCCGGCGGGTGACGGCCGTATGGCTGGAGATTGGCGCGCTCTCCTGTATTGAGGAGCACGCGCTGCGTTTTGGTTTTGACGCCGCCAGCCGACGTTCGGTGGCGCAGGGGTGCCAGCTGTGGCTGGACTATCAGCCCGCCCGAGCCTGGTGCTGGGACTGCGGCACCAGCGTGCAGATTGATAAACACGATGCGCCGTGCCCGCAGTGCGGCGGGCACGCGCTACGCATTGAGAGCGGCGATAGCCTGCGGATAAAACAACTGGAAGTGGAATAG
- the hybE gene encoding hydrogenase-2 assembly chaperone, with protein MPDVINGLMQDPTPQLEAAFQAIADREMRELPFYRPQIPVRACGFQRFEQQWVGSMLTPWMLSLLVLPGPGETWQRRVVGEKLALRLPCGDVLFSVGEIDGCGQYLAASLMSPVDKHLTAEQMLDLAENSVRMALSLPVADASEPANPGRRALFRLPQRS; from the coding sequence ATGCCGGACGTGATTAACGGACTGATGCAGGACCCGACGCCGCAGCTGGAGGCGGCGTTCCAGGCGATCGCCGACCGGGAGATGCGCGAGCTGCCGTTTTATCGCCCGCAGATCCCGGTGCGCGCCTGCGGGTTTCAGCGCTTCGAGCAGCAGTGGGTTGGCAGCATGCTGACGCCCTGGATGCTGAGCCTGCTGGTGCTGCCGGGGCCGGGCGAGACGTGGCAGCGGCGCGTGGTAGGGGAAAAGCTGGCGCTGCGTCTGCCGTGCGGCGACGTCCTTTTTTCCGTCGGGGAGATAGACGGTTGCGGACAGTACCTGGCGGCGTCGCTGATGTCGCCTGTCGATAAGCACCTGACGGCGGAGCAGATGCTGGATCTGGCCGAAAACAGCGTGCGGATGGCGCTGTCATTGCCGGTGGCGGACGCCAGCGAGCCGGCGAACCCCGGGCGTCGGGCGCTTTTCCGCCTGCCGCAAAGGAGCTGA
- a CDS encoding HyaD/HybD family hydrogenase maturation endopeptidase, which yields MRILVLGIGNLLLGDEAVGVRIVEALEQRYTLPCHVEVLDGGTSGMELLDVMAGRDHLIVADAILTGATPGSVAVLHDDEIPAFFSRKVSPHQLGLCDVLMALKLTEEFPRRLTLVGVVPSSLEPGIRLTPVVSEAIEPALAQVLAALRESGVEATRKTEVADAGRD from the coding sequence ATGCGCATTCTGGTACTCGGGATTGGCAACCTGCTGCTCGGCGATGAGGCGGTAGGCGTGCGTATCGTCGAAGCGCTGGAGCAGCGCTATACGTTACCCTGTCACGTTGAGGTGCTTGACGGCGGCACCTCCGGAATGGAGCTGCTGGATGTGATGGCGGGGAGGGATCATCTGATTGTCGCTGACGCGATACTGACCGGCGCGACGCCGGGCAGCGTGGCGGTACTGCATGATGACGAGATCCCCGCGTTTTTTTCCCGCAAGGTTTCGCCCCACCAGCTGGGGCTTTGCGATGTGCTGATGGCGCTGAAGCTGACCGAGGAGTTTCCCCGTCGGCTGACGCTGGTCGGCGTGGTGCCGTCGTCGCTTGAGCCGGGGATCCGCTTAACGCCGGTGGTGAGCGAGGCGATTGAGCCCGCTCTGGCGCAGGTGCTGGCGGCGCTGAGGGAGAGCGGCGTCGAGGCGACGCGCAAAACGGAGGTGGCCGATGCCGGACGTGATTAA
- the hybC gene encoding hydrogenase 2 large subunit — protein MSQRITIDPVTRIEGHLRIDCEIEGGKVVKAWSSGTMWRGMEEIVKGNDPRDAWMIVQRICGVCTTIHALASVRAVENALGMEVPVNAQYIRNIIAAAHSIHDHIVHFYQLSALDWVDVTSALKADPQKAADLLRGLSNWPLNSAAEFSKVQQKIKTLVDSGQLGIFANGYWGHPAMALPPEVNLIAVAHYLQALECQRDANRIVAVLGGKTPHIQNLAVGGVANPINLDSPGVLNLERLMYLKSFIDKLGDFIEQVYLVDSAVIAAHYPQWLEMGKGADCYLCVPELPVDRKGDTFLLPGGYLEKGVFRPIASQRDDYLLKGIEESGKHAWYQDDQPLAPWEGLTRPNYTGWQEDGKYSWVKAPTFYGNAVEMGPLAWLLCSLQTGHQPTKDTFARVNASYKALTGNALTTEQLPSTLGRVVGRAVHACVLHQTLGEQWQALVTNIGKGDHETFIPPNIPLNGEVRGVGFIEAPRGALSHWVVIRDGKIANYQAVVPSTWNAGPRNFNDEPGPYERSLVGTPVADPAKPLEVVRTIHSFDPCMSCAVHIVDATGGEVTRVKVL, from the coding sequence ATGAGCCAACGCATCACCATTGATCCCGTTACCCGCATTGAGGGGCACCTGCGTATCGACTGCGAGATTGAAGGGGGCAAAGTCGTCAAAGCCTGGTCTTCCGGGACAATGTGGCGCGGTATGGAGGAGATTGTTAAAGGCAACGACCCGCGAGATGCGTGGATGATCGTGCAGCGCATCTGCGGCGTGTGCACCACCATTCATGCGCTGGCCTCGGTACGCGCGGTGGAGAATGCGCTGGGCATGGAGGTGCCGGTCAACGCCCAGTACATTCGCAACATTATCGCCGCCGCCCACAGCATTCACGACCATATCGTGCATTTTTATCAGCTCTCGGCGCTGGACTGGGTGGACGTGACGTCGGCGCTGAAGGCCGACCCGCAAAAAGCCGCCGACCTGCTGCGCGGCCTGTCAAACTGGCCGCTGAACAGCGCGGCCGAGTTCAGTAAAGTGCAGCAGAAGATTAAAACCCTGGTGGACAGCGGCCAATTGGGTATTTTCGCCAATGGTTACTGGGGACATCCGGCAATGGCGCTGCCGCCGGAGGTTAACCTGATAGCCGTAGCGCATTATCTGCAGGCGCTGGAGTGCCAGCGCGATGCAAACCGAATTGTCGCCGTGCTTGGCGGGAAAACGCCGCATATCCAGAACCTCGCGGTCGGCGGGGTGGCGAACCCGATCAACCTCGACTCGCCGGGCGTGCTGAACCTCGAACGGCTGATGTACCTGAAAAGCTTTATCGACAAGCTGGGCGACTTTATCGAGCAGGTTTATCTGGTCGACAGCGCGGTCATCGCCGCGCACTACCCGCAGTGGCTGGAAATGGGCAAGGGCGCCGACTGCTATCTTTGCGTGCCTGAGCTGCCGGTCGACCGCAAAGGCGACACCTTTTTGCTGCCGGGGGGCTACCTGGAAAAAGGCGTCTTCCGCCCGATTGCCAGCCAGCGCGACGACTACCTGCTCAAGGGCATTGAGGAGAGCGGCAAGCATGCCTGGTATCAGGATGACCAGCCGCTGGCGCCGTGGGAAGGGCTGACCCGCCCGAACTACACCGGCTGGCAGGAAGACGGCAAATATTCGTGGGTAAAAGCGCCGACCTTCTACGGCAACGCGGTCGAAATGGGGCCGCTGGCCTGGCTGCTGTGCAGCCTGCAGACCGGACATCAGCCGACCAAAGACACTTTCGCGCGGGTCAACGCCTCTTACAAAGCGCTGACCGGCAACGCGCTGACCACTGAACAGCTGCCGTCCACTCTGGGACGCGTCGTCGGGCGCGCGGTGCATGCCTGCGTGCTGCACCAGACGCTGGGCGAGCAGTGGCAGGCGCTGGTGACCAATATCGGCAAAGGCGATCACGAAACCTTTATTCCGCCGAATATCCCGCTGAACGGCGAAGTTCGCGGCGTCGGATTTATCGAAGCGCCGCGCGGGGCGCTGTCGCACTGGGTGGTGATCCGCGACGGTAAAATCGCTAACTATCAGGCGGTGGTGCCGTCCACGTGGAACGCCGGGCCGCGCAACTTCAACGACGAACCCGGACCGTACGAGCGCTCGCTGGTGGGAACGCCGGTCGCTGACCCGGCGAAACCGCTGGAGGTGGTGCGTACTATCCACTCGTTTGACCCTTGCATGTCCTGTGCGGTGCATATCGTCGACGCCACCGGCGGCGAGGTGACCCGGGTGAAGGTGCTGTGA
- the hybB gene encoding Ni/Fe-hydrogenase cytochrome b subunit: protein MATHKMSPLGGRLVSWPVMLMAPFVVLCLLLIVKRLVFGIGDVSDLNGGYPWGIWIAFDLLVGTGLACGGWALAWAVYVFNRGEYHPLVRPALLASLFGYSLGGLSITIDVGRYWNLPYFYIPGYFNTSSVLFETAVCMTIYIGIVTLEFAPALCERLGWKRPLRWLNKAMFLIIALGALLPSMHQSSMGSLMIAAGYKVHPLWQSYEMLPLFSLLTAAILGFSIVIFEGSLVQSGLRGKGADETPLFTRLTRLIEVFLLLFIVLRFGEIIVRDKTAYLWHFDRFALSFWVETLLMLTPLLIFRWKRNRRDPRWLFVGALCMVCGAAFWRLNYALLAYDPGNGYGYFPTPSELLISIGFVAIEVCAYILLVRLLPVLPAHERQSEHKNLEVEHEPTHHH from the coding sequence ATGGCGACGCATAAAATGAGCCCTCTCGGCGGGCGCCTGGTGAGCTGGCCGGTGATGCTGATGGCGCCGTTTGTCGTGCTGTGCCTGCTGCTCATCGTCAAGCGTCTGGTGTTTGGCATTGGCGATGTTTCCGATCTTAACGGCGGCTATCCCTGGGGGATCTGGATAGCCTTCGACCTGCTGGTGGGCACTGGGCTGGCGTGCGGCGGCTGGGCGTTGGCCTGGGCGGTGTATGTCTTTAACCGCGGCGAATATCACCCGCTGGTGCGACCGGCGCTGCTGGCCAGCCTGTTCGGCTACTCGCTGGGCGGTCTGTCTATCACCATTGACGTCGGCCGCTACTGGAACCTGCCGTACTTCTACATCCCGGGCTATTTCAACACCTCGTCGGTGCTGTTCGAAACGGCGGTCTGTATGACGATTTACATCGGCATCGTCACGCTTGAGTTCGCGCCGGCGCTGTGCGAGCGCCTCGGCTGGAAGCGTCCGCTGCGCTGGCTGAACAAAGCGATGTTTCTGATTATCGCCCTTGGCGCCTTGCTGCCGTCGATGCACCAGTCGTCGATGGGGTCGCTGATGATCGCCGCCGGCTACAAGGTACATCCGCTGTGGCAGAGCTACGAGATGCTGCCGCTGTTCTCGCTGCTGACCGCCGCCATTCTGGGCTTTTCGATCGTCATTTTCGAAGGCTCGCTGGTACAGTCGGGGCTGCGGGGCAAGGGGGCTGACGAAACGCCGCTGTTTACCCGCCTGACGCGGCTTATCGAGGTCTTCCTGCTGCTGTTTATCGTCCTGCGCTTTGGCGAAATCATTGTGCGCGACAAGACGGCGTACCTGTGGCATTTCGACCGTTTCGCCCTCTCTTTCTGGGTGGAAACGCTGCTGATGCTGACCCCGCTGCTGATTTTCCGCTGGAAGCGCAACCGCCGCGACCCGCGCTGGCTGTTTGTCGGCGCGCTGTGCATGGTCTGCGGCGCGGCGTTCTGGCGTCTTAACTATGCGCTGCTGGCCTATGACCCGGGCAACGGCTACGGCTATTTCCCGACCCCCAGCGAGCTGCTGATTTCCATTGGCTTTGTCGCCATTGAGGTGTGTGCGTACATCCTGCTTGTCCGGCTGCTGCCGGTGCTGCCAGCGCACGAACGCCAGAGTGAACATAAAAATTTAGAGGTAGAGCATGAGCCAACGCATCACCATTGA